In Solanum pennellii chromosome 7, SPENNV200, the following are encoded in one genomic region:
- the LOC107024846 gene encoding uncharacterized protein LOC107024846, translating to MSNLSKLEFVALDISEKNYLSLVLDAKIHLAAKGLEATITQGNEASSQDKAKAMIFLRHHLYEGLKIEYPTIKHPLELITSQLKLCGETIKDEDMLEKTLTTFHASHVILQHQYREKGFQKYSELISCLLVAEQHNSLLMKNHEVHPTGAAPLPEANVVEARDQSEVKKDDHRDYNNARGRGKDKR from the exons ATGTCGAATTTATCCAAACTTGAGTTTGTGGCATTAGATATTTCTGAAAAGAATTATCTTTCATTGGTACTCGATGCTAAGATTCACTTAGCTGCTAAAGGTCTTGAGGCCACCATTACTCAGGGAAATGAAGCATCGAGCCAAGATAAGGCAAAGGCTATGATTTTCCTTCGTCATCATCTTTATGAGGGCCTAAAGATTGAATATCCGACAATAAAACATCCACTTGAATT GATAACCTCCCAGTTGAAATTATGTGGGGAAACTATAAAAGATGAGGACATGTTGGAAAAGACACTTACTACTTTCCATGCCTCACATGTGATATTGCAGCATCAATATCGTGAAAAGGGTTTTCAGAAATATTCTGAATTAATCTCATGTCTTTTGGTAGCTGAGCAACATAATtctcttttaatgaaaaatcatgaagttcATCCTACTGGAGCTGCTCCATTACCGGAGGCAAATGTGGTGGAAGCACGTGATCAATCTGAAGTAAAAAAGGATGATCATCGGGACTATAATAATGCACGGGGGCGTGGCAAAGATAAGAGGTGA